One region of Microbacterium rhizosphaerae genomic DNA includes:
- the galT gene encoding galactose-1-phosphate uridylyltransferase: protein MNTPEILGAGVVKRATVLADGRDLVYYDDPDTQLPPDRSVDARTLDPRPDTATMRLDVLTGDWITIAAARQNRVMLPGADADPLAPQTPTNPSEIPSRYDVAVFENRSPSFGPALPQAIGTAPEAIDPPQGLDDLDRLGLGRTRTSVGRCEVVCFSPEHAGSFGTQSVTRARTVIEAWADRTSALSSLLGIEQVFPFENRGEAIGVTLPHPHGQIYAYPYVTPRTRRVLDAVAQTGPDLFARILEFERASERVILEGSHWSAFVPFAARWPLEVHLMPHRHVPDFAALTGDERDELAPLYLRLLRGVDALYETPTPYIAAWHQAPVHVGRDAVRLHLQLTSPRRAADKLKFLAGSEAAMWAWTAEIPPETSAARLREAVEGVTV, encoded by the coding sequence GTGAACACACCGGAGATCCTCGGCGCCGGCGTCGTCAAGCGGGCCACCGTCCTCGCGGACGGCCGCGACCTGGTCTACTACGACGACCCCGACACGCAGCTCCCGCCCGACCGGTCCGTCGACGCCCGCACGCTCGACCCCCGGCCGGACACGGCGACCATGCGCCTCGACGTGCTGACCGGGGACTGGATCACGATCGCCGCCGCGCGCCAGAACCGCGTGATGCTGCCGGGTGCCGATGCCGACCCGCTCGCGCCGCAGACGCCGACCAATCCGAGCGAGATCCCGTCGCGCTACGACGTCGCCGTGTTCGAGAACCGCTCCCCCTCCTTCGGCCCCGCCCTCCCTCAGGCGATCGGCACCGCACCCGAGGCGATCGACCCGCCGCAGGGCCTCGACGACCTCGACCGGCTCGGCCTGGGCCGCACCCGCACGAGCGTCGGGCGCTGCGAGGTCGTGTGCTTCAGTCCCGAACACGCGGGCTCGTTCGGCACCCAGTCGGTCACGCGCGCCCGCACGGTGATCGAGGCCTGGGCCGACCGCACGAGCGCCCTGTCGTCGCTCCTCGGCATCGAGCAGGTCTTCCCGTTCGAGAACCGCGGCGAGGCGATCGGCGTCACGCTGCCGCATCCGCACGGGCAGATCTACGCCTACCCCTACGTCACGCCGCGCACCCGTCGCGTGCTCGACGCGGTGGCGCAGACGGGCCCCGACCTGTTCGCGCGTATCCTCGAGTTCGAGCGGGCGTCGGAGCGCGTCATCCTCGAAGGCTCGCACTGGAGCGCCTTCGTGCCGTTCGCGGCCCGCTGGCCGCTCGAGGTGCACCTCATGCCGCACCGGCATGTGCCGGACTTCGCGGCGCTCACCGGAGACGAGCGCGACGAGCTCGCGCCGCTCTACCTGCGGCTGCTGCGCGGCGTCGACGCCCTGTACGAGACCCCGACCCCGTACATCGCCGCCTGGCACCAGGCCCCGGTGCACGTGGGGCGGGATGCGGTGCGCCTGCACCTGCAGCTCACGTCGCCGCGGCGCGCCGCGGACAAGCTCAAGTTCCTCGCCGGATCCGAGGCCGCCATGTGGGCGTGGACCGCCGAGATTCCGCCGGAGACGTCGGCCGCGCGCCTGCGCGAGGCCGTGGAAGGAGTCACCGTATGA
- the galK gene encoding galactokinase, whose product MTTQDARRDDATIATEDAAEAARALLAVLTGAEPDGVWSAPGRANLIGEHTDYNDGFVLPFAIDRRTVAAVRVREDRRIRVASTFDPEPGPTRPEGPLDASAASGVGVGIEIDLADLAGGEFPRDAVPEWAAYPLGVAWALLAAGVDDPVGVDIALASDVPVGAGLSSSAAIEGATASALRDVWALDLDATALARIGRRAENEAVGAPTGIMDQMASMLGRRDAAIFIDCRSLEGTPVDLGFADAGLELLVIDTRVAHAHSTGGYGDRRAACERGAAALGVTALRDLSPADLDRARELLDETTFRRVRHVVTEDQRVLDTVRLLREDGPLAIGDLLVASHVSLRDDFEVSCPELDTAVEAALAAGAVGARMTGGGFGGSAIALVHREEADAVSQSVARAFADAGFAEPGIFVVEPSDGARRDS is encoded by the coding sequence ATGACGACCCAGGACGCCCGTCGCGACGACGCGACGATCGCCACGGAGGACGCTGCCGAGGCCGCCCGCGCGCTGCTCGCCGTCCTGACCGGCGCCGAGCCGGACGGCGTCTGGTCGGCACCGGGCCGCGCGAACCTCATCGGCGAGCACACCGACTACAACGACGGGTTCGTCCTGCCCTTCGCCATCGACCGGCGCACGGTCGCGGCCGTGCGGGTGCGCGAGGATCGGCGGATCCGCGTGGCATCTACGTTCGATCCCGAGCCCGGGCCCACGCGCCCGGAGGGTCCGCTCGACGCGTCAGCGGCGAGTGGAGTAGGCGTGGGGATCGAGATCGACCTCGCCGACCTCGCGGGAGGAGAGTTCCCGCGGGACGCCGTGCCGGAATGGGCGGCCTACCCGCTCGGCGTGGCCTGGGCGCTGCTCGCGGCGGGCGTCGACGACCCCGTCGGCGTCGACATCGCGCTCGCCTCCGACGTTCCCGTCGGGGCCGGGCTCTCGTCGTCCGCCGCGATCGAAGGGGCCACGGCATCCGCTCTCCGCGACGTGTGGGCACTCGATCTCGACGCGACCGCCCTCGCCCGCATCGGCCGCCGCGCCGAGAACGAGGCCGTCGGCGCGCCCACCGGGATCATGGACCAGATGGCATCGATGCTCGGCCGCCGGGACGCCGCGATCTTCATCGACTGCCGCTCGCTCGAGGGCACGCCCGTCGACCTCGGCTTCGCCGATGCGGGACTCGAGCTGCTCGTGATCGACACCCGCGTCGCACACGCGCACTCGACCGGCGGCTACGGCGACCGTCGCGCCGCGTGCGAGCGCGGTGCCGCAGCGCTCGGTGTGACGGCGCTGCGCGACCTCTCCCCCGCCGACCTCGACCGGGCTCGCGAGCTGCTCGACGAGACGACCTTCCGCCGCGTGCGCCACGTCGTGACCGAGGACCAGCGCGTGCTCGACACCGTGCGCCTCCTGCGCGAGGACGGCCCGCTCGCGATCGGCGACCTGCTCGTCGCGTCGCACGTGTCGCTCCGCGACGACTTCGAGGTCTCGTGCCCCGAGCTCGACACGGCGGTCGAGGCCGCCCTGGCCGCCGGAGCCGTCGGAGCTCGCATGACCGGCGGCGGATTCGGCGGCAGCGCCATCGCCCTCGTGCACCGCGAGGAGGCCGACGCGGTCTCGCAGTCGGTCGCGCGCGCGTTCGCCGATGCGGGTTTCGCCGAGCCGGGCATCTTCGTAGTCGAGCCCTCGGACGGCGCCCGCCGGGACTCCTGA
- a CDS encoding LacI family DNA-binding transcriptional regulator → MEPKRVSMADVAALAGVSGQTVSRVVNDSPRVDPATRARVEAAMRRLEYRPHRAARALRTGRTQTIGLVAATLATVGNSRMLQAVADAAASRGYALAVVTLGPSGAVGDAFEQLREQGVDGAIVLNEATRLAQDAVIPAGLALVVVDAPPDAAFGAARVGVIATDHAGGARAAIEHLLARGHARVHHIAGPEGSFAAAERERGWREALTTAGADIPDLVRGDWSSASGFCVARDLPADATAVFAANDQMALGALRALAESGRRVPDDVSVIGFDDIADSADYRPPLTTVRQDFDALGERALAMLVASIETGSATAPELMPAPLVVRASTRP, encoded by the coding sequence ATGGAGCCGAAGCGGGTCTCGATGGCCGACGTCGCCGCCCTCGCCGGCGTCTCCGGCCAGACCGTCTCCCGCGTCGTCAACGACAGCCCGCGCGTCGACCCTGCCACGCGCGCTCGCGTCGAGGCCGCGATGCGCCGGCTCGAGTACCGGCCCCACCGCGCCGCCCGCGCCCTGCGCACCGGCCGCACCCAGACGATCGGCCTCGTGGCCGCGACGCTCGCGACGGTCGGGAACTCCCGCATGCTGCAGGCGGTGGCGGATGCCGCGGCATCCCGTGGTTACGCACTCGCGGTCGTGACCCTCGGCCCCAGCGGAGCCGTGGGCGACGCCTTCGAGCAGCTCCGCGAGCAGGGCGTCGACGGCGCGATCGTGCTGAACGAGGCCACACGTCTCGCGCAGGATGCCGTCATCCCGGCCGGCCTCGCCCTGGTGGTGGTCGACGCCCCGCCGGACGCCGCGTTCGGCGCGGCCCGGGTCGGCGTCATCGCCACCGATCACGCCGGGGGAGCCCGCGCCGCGATCGAGCATCTGCTCGCCCGCGGCCACGCGAGGGTCCACCACATCGCCGGCCCCGAGGGCTCGTTCGCCGCCGCCGAGCGCGAGCGCGGGTGGCGCGAAGCGCTCACAACGGCGGGCGCCGACATCCCGGATCTCGTCCGCGGCGACTGGAGCTCCGCATCCGGGTTCTGCGTCGCCCGAGACCTCCCGGCCGACGCGACGGCCGTCTTCGCGGCCAACGACCAGATGGCGCTCGGGGCGCTGCGCGCGCTCGCCGAGAGCGGCCGCCGCGTGCCCGACGATGTCAGCGTCATCGGCTTCGACGACATCGCGGATTCCGCGGATTACCGCCCTCCGCTGACCACTGTCCGGCAGGACTTCGACGCCCTGGGTGAGCGCGCCCTCGCGATGCTCGTGGCATCCATCGAGACCGGGTCGGCGACGGCGCCCGAGCTGATGCCGGCCCCTCTGGTCGTGCGGGCCAGCACTCGTCCGTAA
- a CDS encoding alpha/beta fold hydrolase, translating into MAFITVDHENSVDIDLFYTDQGTGQPVVLIHGFPLNGESWAAQSAALLDAGYRVIAYDRRGFGASTKAAYGYNYDAFAADLNVIMERLDLRDAMLVGFSMGTGEIARYLASYGSARVAKAVFIGSLEPYLLLGDDNPEGAAPAEYFEGVSAAVRADRWAFLTGFFHDFYNLDEMLGSHISPEALAGSVQVANQMGNVAIAAAPLSWPTDFRPDIPKIDVPALILHGTADNILPIDATARRFRTLLPDAEYVEIEGAPHGMLLTHAAEVNEALLSFLRG; encoded by the coding sequence ATGGCATTCATCACGGTCGACCACGAGAACTCCGTCGACATCGACCTCTTCTACACCGACCAGGGCACCGGCCAGCCTGTCGTGCTCATCCACGGGTTCCCGCTGAACGGCGAATCGTGGGCGGCGCAGTCCGCCGCATTGCTGGATGCCGGCTACCGGGTCATCGCGTACGACCGGCGCGGGTTCGGCGCATCCACCAAGGCCGCGTACGGATACAACTACGACGCGTTCGCCGCCGACCTCAACGTCATCATGGAGCGGCTCGACCTGCGCGATGCGATGCTCGTCGGCTTCTCGATGGGCACGGGCGAGATCGCCCGCTACCTCGCGTCGTACGGCAGCGCGCGCGTCGCGAAGGCGGTGTTCATCGGCTCACTCGAGCCGTACCTGCTGCTGGGCGACGACAACCCGGAGGGCGCCGCTCCGGCCGAGTACTTCGAGGGCGTCTCTGCGGCGGTGCGCGCCGACCGCTGGGCGTTCCTCACGGGTTTCTTCCACGACTTCTACAACCTCGACGAGATGCTCGGGTCGCACATCTCGCCCGAAGCGCTCGCCGGCAGTGTGCAGGTCGCCAACCAGATGGGCAACGTCGCGATCGCCGCCGCGCCGCTGTCCTGGCCGACCGACTTCCGCCCCGACATCCCGAAGATCGACGTCCCCGCGCTCATCCTGCACGGCACGGCCGACAACATCCTGCCGATCGATGCGACCGCGCGCCGGTTCCGCACCTTGCTGCCCGATGCGGAGTACGTCGAGATCGAGGGCGCTCCGCACGGGATGCTGCTCACCCACGCCGCGGAGGTGAACGAGGCGCTGCTGTCGTTCCTGCGCGGCTGA